The Myxocyprinus asiaticus isolate MX2 ecotype Aquarium Trade chromosome 26, UBuf_Myxa_2, whole genome shotgun sequence genome has a window encoding:
- the LOC127416713 gene encoding LOW QUALITY PROTEIN: neuroblast differentiation-associated protein AHNAK-like (The sequence of the model RefSeq protein was modified relative to this genomic sequence to represent the inferred CDS: substituted 2 bases at 2 genomic stop codons), protein MFSVCKCVSSSAMCECLRGIFRATCTPSSNADSDREDSHGNPEARDSPVNDKRRSPPYDRPPFGPPHHNLTTDEQDSPERIVQKEKLHAELKQVLSQKRSQLRDTHSTHIDMEEPSKKDSQNEVEKDSQLSELVEVVVETQAEVGASGYSVVGGGDRGIFIKEVLKDSPAAKHLSLQKGDQLLSARVYFDNVKYEDALKILQCAEPYKVSFFLKRTVQGSEVSICPGGQNLELRGCKAKMQRMSVKSVKPFKAKKKRGGRFGLKRLKENKKARAQAELDIEGLSGRSDLNPVDVEFVFPKFKMRKGGKANSDGSGQLEGVITSSKKKKKIRFPRMKATDAAVGEGNVNVDVSTHKGEAEFSGAKLKAKVKGPKFGIHFPKIKKSKLDVQSSNDNFEVKGPMVETDFSMAQGNAEANVPNLEVSVKGKGEGPEIKMPRMNLDVSNTKMTMPKNKLQNVRLSCHSDEINGEASMKIDTSENKLKMPMTDIKAQTKVNLDLHLPKTKDTAEIKDVEIHDPNVKGTKISTAKFDTSLTKINLDVNKKIGDDVNGSMVKQHEISLPKLDLAVPKIETPDVNISLPTSDRSLPKMTAKNTDSEGLGSKGEIFKMPKLDISLPKITSPDSEIIVEEPAAKGERFNMTSVDISLSKGKLEGSSVHKGDAGKRGKFEMPQIEISLSTIKLPEVKTAEEEPEVKTGKFNIPNVSIPLPKGKVEGKGEIEGTFVKGAEFKVPQIGISLPKMKLPQGKIDIKEPEIKGGKFSMPCIDISLPKGTLEGDVDIEGYSEKGGKFKIPSVDVSQPNKKLPEGDITEGPEITGTFNMPSIEISLPKGKAEEHVEVGDLSEKGGTFKMPLVAVLLPKMKFPTGEINTEDPEVKGEKFKMPSVDISLPKGKAEVEGHSGKSEMFEMPKIDLSLPKMSLPESDISIEGPDVKQFSMPSVDLSLPKVTGTGDVDIKRHSEKTGRFDMLKLDFYLPKIESTKGELNVEGPEFKGGKFHIPSFNISSAKGKAEADVCLDVETKKGTKFKMPKFDINLPQIKSTGTEINIKGPEVNGGRIHIPDVDISLPQEIIKGDSEGYASKGEKFHLPQVNLSLPKLKPPEVDANVECPKRGQFIMPSIDLSLSKGKGDVESEGYSGKVIKIEMPKFDVILHQMTNEGDIKVDGQTKKRGKFQLPQIDFSLPMIKRKEVEISVEIPEVKGCKAHMPSTDISLPKDKTERNTDVHSGRGIKLERSKIYISLPKVKAPEGEIRGEASQIKGGKLKMPSIEISLPKGKAEGNLGIEGETAEGRKFQVPKFDICKSSEGEINIEAHDNKCGKFQMPSIDISLPGEGASEDVDVKGHSGKGQIEIPKFDVSLPKFKSSGGEIDVEGLDINGGKFHMPSLDISLPERGAHGDVDVEGHAEKGRKFEMPEIDVSLPKFKSPGGEINVEGSDIKGKKFHMPSVDISLPRGGPSGDVDAEEHAAKGRTFELPKLNVSMPKFKTSGGETDVEGPDLKGGKFHVPAADISLPGGGASGDVDVEGHEAKGRKFEMTKLNVSMPKFKTSGGEIDVEGPDLKGGKFHIPAADISLPGGGASGDVDVEGHEAKGRKFEMTKLNVSMPKFKTSGGEIDVEGPDLKGGKFHMPSIDISLPGGASGDVDVEGYAEKGRKFEMPKIDVSLPKFKSPGGEINVEGPDIKGKKFHMPSVDISLPRGGAGGDVDAEGHAGKGRKFEMPKFNFSMPKFKISGGEIDVEGPDLKGGKFHMPSVDISQPGRGAGGDQYVEGHAGKGKFDIPKFYISLPKLKSEVDVEGPDLKGGKFCMPSVDISLPVGGAGGDLNVEGHARKGKFEMPKFDISLPKLKGEVDVEGLDVKGGMFHKPSVDISPLGGGVEREVDISLPKFKSSGGKINVEGPGMKSGTFSMPAIDISSPKGKGDGDFDSKDLDLDMKEWKFNLPSTDISLPKVKMEGDIAVESSNKQGGHFEMPKLDISLPKIPSSECDVKADTPDVKGDKLHMQSIDISLPKMKQERDMTVEGQAWKGGMFQMLSVDISLPEGTKEGGLDLDDDIEKDQKIHMPTYDISLPKMKLTEHELKVESTDKKVRKFHMPDIDISLPKMTHHSNVEAKLNYPEVTPGGNIKLPTVKIPMVDISAPKFDLDFTLQKGKGGDKENIELLKEEGGRPSSVASFDVPEVSVKMLKISHPKFGKKLKSGGKELESPIDLDMERRSPSMETDGKIKKAKIKIPSIGISKMDVDVSGTEAEIKIKTDSGEITEPEIRVESLDDKVKYKLKFPKFKTSSPKAKLKDAEMDMSLHTNARERGNFKTSTLDNKGKVKMPAVEISLPTTNITECEVLLPKSEVDVSEEDIRGYEGNLKIPKMPTFDISFPKVDLELNESADSNSSDLNIDSSRGTVNFPHIKVPKVDISLPHGKTGGMDNLEVEFKGGKFKLPKITIPTVDISVPNGKTHENCPPELEIRGGRHFNMSEVKIPNADISLPLGTTGGIDAPKLEAGGDGSIFKKLDIKMPDVDISLPKGKIGEINVPEKEMKGKREKFQMPKVDIAVPRIRSSDSDVPELELGSKLKMSAVEISLLHAKMDTSKHDVETKGDKLKMSNISKPIVDISLPLRNTGASDDLDSEFRVKGENVKMPDITVPKVDLSLSHGWKRETHAPDSEVDGGKLKTPIVDISHPKIKSKDTVAQEIQAGEGKGKVTIPGIKLPTVDILLPHGKTGDTNIKMPKVALSHEKTGDNETPELELEVKGGKFKVPDIKMPKVEKSLLQRQQEDTEEAETTKLGDNFHLPKIAIPTVDISLPHSKTSDLGALESVAVRGGQHQIKIPKVDITLSQDTIGESDTKEAEIGEESGKFMMPNVKFLKLDISIPQGISKEANMSVPATETGHQVTDSHKVGKKIRISTIDIEGPKGGLEMNLGLSKEGKKNKKKIELPDIDLSPDASKGGMKRPKVKGSKFYIGMPKVKSSGLKTDLNKSGKEDARERTDVNLTVDLQAPKFPELDIDNGTAQVDTDNSEEDKKHAGKAKIPKFGIPLPSLCSPEANIKSSQVKCHSVTVDSEIEYEGPRMPKVQKAVFVMVNPQMESLASLGGQASAEIGDEKLPKIKMKPSFGKSRSNEKGKSINGKEDVETEEKPKTGKLKFPKVTFSSGKTGSFDVTLGGSDDGTGLNLNGNKDEKAMFGKLKLPKVEFFSPYSKEIDEEEDMETSMKLLRTETSGNGKESKEAKTKSGKMSFPGVKKKTGMDEEMGEIGALVFSKARTEMLVERERSDSPIPTVSAGFISGKKIEXREETTWLKVPKVTLSSHSTGILQITPEGSPRXSKSSLPCSSVEASGGFYVKMPSIEFATQEMSSEHVVTETKEGTLTVVKKVTKYTESRSSSSKQ, encoded by the exons ACTCTGACAGAGAGGACAGTCATGGGAATCCAGAAGCCAGAGATTCACCT GTAAACGACAAAAGGCGGTCTCCCCCCTACGACAGGCCTCCTTTTGGCCCTCCACACCACAACCTCACCACAGATGAGCAGGACAGTCCAGAGAGAATT GTTCAGAAAGAAAAGCTCCATGCAGAACTAAAACAAGTTTTGAGTCAGAAGAGAAGTCAGCTAAGAGACACTCACTCCACCCACATAGACATGGAGGAACCCTCCAAGAAGGACAGTCAGAATGAG GTGGAGAAGGATAGCCAGCTGTCAGAGCTTGTGGAAGTGGTTGTTGAAACGCAGGCCGAGGTTGGCGCTAGTGGGTACAGTGTGGTGGGTGGAGGGGATCGAGGCATCTTTATCAAAGAGGTCCTGAAAGACTCCCCGGCAGCTAAGCACCTCAGTCTACAGAAAG GAGATCAACTACTAAGTGCAAGAGTGTATTTTGATAATGTGAAATATGAGGATGCATTAAAAATTCTTCAGTGTGCAGAACCCTACAAAGTATCCTTCTTTTTGAAGAGGACTGTGCAAGGAAGCGAAGTCAGCATATGTCCAGGTGGACAAAATCTTGAGCTCAGGGGATGTAAGGCCAAGATGCAAAGAATG AGTGTCAAAAGTGTGAAACCTTTCAAAGCTAAGAAAAAGAGAGGAGGAAGATTTGGATTAAAAAGACTGAAAGAGAATAAAAAAGCAAGGGCACAAGCAGAGCTGGACATTGAAGGCTTATCTGGCAGATCAGACCTCAATCCTGTTGATGTTGAGTTTGTGTTCCCAAAGTTCAAGATGAGGAAAGGTGGGAAGGCCAATTCAGATGGATCAGGACAGCTGGAGGGCGTGATCACTAGcagtaagaagaagaagaagatcagATTTCCGAGGATGAAAGCAACAGATGCTGCTGTAGGTGAAGGGAACGTCAATGTGGatgtttcaacacacaagggagAGGCAGAGTTTTCTGGAGCAAAGCTGAAGGCCAAAGTGAAAGGTCCAAAATTTGGAATTCACTTTcccaaaataaaaaagtcaaaattagATGTACAATCTTCAAATGACAACTTTGAGGTGAAAGGTCCAATGGTAGAGACTGATTTCAGCATGGCTCAGGGCAATGCTGAGGCTAATGTACCTAATCTTGAGGTCAGTGTTAAAGGAAAGGGAGAGGGCCCTGAGATAAAAATGCCTAGGATGAATCTGGATGTGTCAAATACAAAGATGACAATGCCAAAGAACAAATTGCAAAATGTAAGGCTTTCTTGTCATTCAGATGAAATCAATGGAGAGGCAAGTATGAAAATTGATACATCtgaaaataaactgaaaatgCCCATGACTGACATCAAAGCTCAAACCAAAGTGAATTTGGACTTGCACCTTCCAAAGACTAAGGACACAGCTGAAATCAAAGATGTTGAAATTCATGATCCTAATGTGAAAGGAACAAAAATCAGCACGGCCAAGTTTGACACATCATTGACAAAGATAAACCttgatgtaaataaaaaaattggagaTGATGTCAATGGATCCATGGTAAAACAGCATGAGATTTCTCTCCCCAAACTTGACCTTGCAGTGCCCAAGATAGAGACACCAGATGTGAACATCAGCCTTCCTACATCAGATCGCTCATTACCAAAGATGACTGCAAAAAACACTGATAGTGAGGGGCTTGGAAGTAAaggagaaatatttaaaatgccaaaattagATATCTCCCTTCCAAAAATAACATCTCCTGATAGTGAAATCATAGTTGAAGAACctgcagcaaaaggtgaaagatTTAACATGACATCAGTTGACATATCATTGTCAAAAGGAAAACTTGAGGGAAGCAGTGTACACAAGGGAGATGCTGGAAAAAGAGGGAAGTTTGAAATGCCTCAAATAGAGATCTCTCTATCTACAATAAAATTGCCTGAGGTCAAGACTGCAGAAGAAGAACCTGAGGTCAAAACTGGAAAATTCAATATACCAAATGTCAGCATTCCACTACCAAAAGGTAAAGTGGAAGGAAAGGGGGAAATTGAAGGTACTTTTGTTAAAGGAGCTGAGTTTAAAGTACCTCAAATAGGCATTTCTCTGCCCAAAATGAAATTACCACAAGGCAAAATTGATATTAAGGAGCCTGAGATCAAAGGTGGAAAATTCAGTATGCCATGTATCGACATTTCCTTACCAAAAGGAACACTGGAAGGGGATGTAGATATTGAGGGTTACTCTGAAAAGGGGGGAAAGTTTAAAATACCTAGTGTAGATGTCTCTCAACCAAATAAGAAATTACCTGAGGGTGACATTACTGAAGGACCTGAAATAACAGGAACATTTAATATGCCATCAATTGAAATTTCACTTCCTAAAGGCAAAGCAGAGGAGCATGTTGAGGTTGGAGACCTGTCAGAGAAAGGAGGCACGTTCAAAATGCCACTTGTAGCTGTTTTgcttccaaaaatgaaatttcccaCAGGCGAAATCAATACTGAGGATCCAGAGGTCAAGGGTGAGAAATTCAAAATGCCATCCGTTGATATATCCTTACCAAAAGGAAAAGCAGAGGTTGAGGGTCATTCTGGAAAATCAGAAATGTTTGAAATGCCCAAAATTGATCTGTCTCTTCCAAAAATGTCATTACCAGAAAGTGATATCAGTATTGAAGGGCCTGACGTAAAACAATTTAGCATGCCGTCTGTTGATCTATCATTACCAAAAGTAACAGGCACAGGTGATGTTGATATCAAGAGACATTCCGAAAAAACAGGAAGGTTTGATATGCTGAAACTGGATTTTTACTTGCCAAAAATTGAATCTACAAAAGGAGAACTTAATGTGGAAGGTCCTGAATTCAAAGGTGGCAAGTTTCATATTCCTTCTTTTAATATATCCTCAGCAAAGGGTAAGGCAGAGGCTGATGTCTGTCTGGACGTAGAAACCAAAAAGGGGACAAaatttaaaatgccaaaatttgACATTAATTTACCACAAATTAAATCAACAGGGACTGAAATCAATATCAAAGGACCTGAAGTGAATGGTGGGAGGATACATATACCAGATGTTGATATCTCTCTGCCACAAGAAATAATAAAAGGAGATAGTGAAGGTTATGCAAGTAAGGGGGAAAAGTTTCACTTGCCTCAGGTTAATCTGTCTCTACCCAAATTAAAACCTCCGGAGGTGGATGCCAATGTTGAGTGTCCCAAGAGAGGACAATTCATCATGCCATCTatagatctctctctctccaaaggaAAAGGTGATGTGGAAAGTGAAGGCTACTCTGGAAAAGTTATAAAAATTGAAATGCCAAAATTTGATGTAATCTTACACCAAATGACGAATGAAGGAGACATAAAAGTCGATGGTCAAACCAAAAAACGAGGAAAGTTTCAATTGCCCCAAATAGACTTTTCCCTTCCAATGATTAAAAGAAAAGAGGTGGAAATCAGCGTTGAAATACCTGAGGTAAAAGGATGCAAAGCCCACATGCCTTCTACTGACATTTCTTTACCTAAAGACAAGACTGAACGAAACACTGATGTACATTCTGGTAGAGGAATAAAGTTGGAAAGGTCAAAAATTTATATTTCACTGCCAAAAGTAAAAGCACCAGAAGGAGAAATAAGAGGGGAAGCTTCTCAAATCAAAGGAGGAAAGTTAAAAATGCCATCGATTGAAATCTCCCTCCCAAAGGGAAAAGCAGAAGGAAACCTAGGTATTGAAGGCGAAACAGCAGAGGGAAGAAAATTTCAAGTGCCTAAATTTGATATTTGCAAATCTTCAGAGGGAGAAATCAATATTGAGGCACATGATAACAAATGTGGAAAGTTTCAAATGCCCTCTATAGATATCTCTTTACCAGGAGAAGGAGCATCTGAAGATGTAGATGTTAAAGGACATTCAggaaaaggacaaattgaaattcCCAAATTTGATGTTTCTTTGCCTAAATTTAAATCATCAGGGGGTGAAATTGATGTTGAAGGTCTTGATATCAATGGTGGAAAGTTTCACATGCCGTCTCTAGATATCTCTCTACCAGAAAGAGGAGCACATGGAGATGTGGATGTTGAAGGACATGCAGAAAAAGGAAGAAAATTTGAAATGCCCGAAATTGATGTTTCCTTGCCTAAATTCAAATCACCAGGGGGTGAAATCAATGTTGAAGGTTCTGATATCAAGGGTAAGAAGTTTCACATGCCCTCTGTAGATATTTCTCTTCCAAGAGGAGGGCCAAGTGGAGATGTAGATGCTGAAGAACATGCAGCAAAAGGAAGAACATTTGAATTACCTAAACTTAATGTTTCCATGCCTAAATTTAAAACATCAGGGGGTGAAACTGACGTTGAAGGTCCTGATCTCAAAGGAGGAAAATTTCACGTTCCCGCTGCAGATATTTCTCTACCAGGAGGAGGAGCAAGTGGAGATGTAGATGTTGAAGGACATGAGGCAAAAGGAAGAAAATTTGAAATGACCAAACTTAATGTTTCCATGCCTAAATTTAAAACATCAGGGGGTGAAATTGACGTTGAAGGTCCTGATCTCAAAGGAGGAAAGTTTCACATTCCCGCTGCAGATATTTCTTTACCAGGAGGAGGAGCAAGTGGAGATGTAGATGTTGAAGGACATGAGGCAAAAGGAAGAAAATTTGAAATGACCAAACTTAATGTTTCCATGCCTAAATTTAAAACATCAGGGGGTGAAATTGACGTTGAAGGTCCTGATCTCAAAGGAGGAAAGTTTCACATGCCATCTATAGATATCTCTCTACCAGGAGGAGCAAGTGGAGATGTGGATGTTGAAGGATATGCAGAAAAAGGAAgaaaatttgaaatgcccaaaattGATGTTTCCTTGCCTAAATTCAAATCACCAGGGGGTGAAATCAATGTTGAAGGTCCTGATATCAAGGGTAAAAAGTTTCACATGCCCTCAGTAGATATCTCTCTACCAAGAGGAGGAGCAGGTGGAGATGTAGATGCTGAAGGACATGCAGGAAAAGGAAgaaaatttgaaatgcccaaattTAATTTTTCCATGCCTAAATTTAAAATATCAGGGGGTGAAATTGACGTTGAAGGTCCTGATCTCAAGGGTGGAAAGTTTCACATGCCCTCTGTTGATATTTCTCAACCAGGAAGAGGGGCAGGTGGAGATCAATATGTTGAAGGACATGCAGGAAAAGGAAAATTTGATATCCcaaaattttacatttctttgcCAAAATTAAAGAGTGAAGTTGATGTTGAAGGTCCTGATCTCAAGGGTGgaaagttttgcatgccctctgTTGATATCTCTCTACCAGTAGGAGGGGCAGGTGGAGATCTAAATGTTGAAGGACATGCAAGAAAAGgaaaatttgaaatgcccaaatttgacatttctttgcctaaattAAAGGGTGAAGTTGATGTTGAAGGTCTTGATGTCAAGGGTGGAATGTTTCACAAGCCCTCTGTGGATATCTCTCCACTGGGAGGAGGAGTAGAAAGAGAAGTAGATATTTCCTTGCCTAAATTTAAATCATCAGGGGGTAAAATCAATGTTGAAGGTCCTGGGATGAAGAGTGGTACATTCAGTATGCCAGCTATTGATATTTCATCACCTAAAGGAAAAGGAGATGGAGATTTTGACAGCAAGGACCTTGATCTAGACATGAAAGAATGGAAGTTCAACCTCCCATCCACAGACATTTCACTTCCAAAAGTAAAAATGGAAGGAGACATTGCTGTTGAAAGCAGTAATAAACAGGGAGGACATTTTGAAATGCCCAAATTAGATATTTCCTTGCCCAAAATTCCATCTTCAGAATGTGATGTTAAAGCTGACACCCCTGATGTAAAAGGAGATAAATTACACATGCAATCTATAGATATCTCTTTACCAAAAATGAAACAAGAGAGAGATATGACTGTTGAAGGACAAGCTTGGAAAGGAGGAATGTTTCAGATGTTATCTGTTGATATTTCTCTACCAGAAGGAACCAAAGAGGGAGGCCTTGATCTGGATGATGATATTGAAAAGGATCAAAAGATTCATATGCCCACTTATGATATCTCTCTTCCTAAAATGAAGCTAACAGAACATGAACTCAAAGTTGAAAGCACAGACAAGAAAGTAAGAAAGTTCCATATGCCAGACATTGACATCTCTTTACCTAAAATGACCCATCATTCTAATGTAGAGGCAAAATTAAATTACCCTGAGGTGACTCCAGGTGGAAACATCAAGCTACCTACTGTGAAAATACCAATGGTTGACATATCTGCTCCTAAATTTGACCTGGACTTTACTCTTCAAAAGGGAAAAGGTGGTGATAAGGAAAATATTGAACTCCTTAAAGAAGAGGGTGGGAGGCCATCATCCGTGGCCAGTTTTGATGTTCCAGAAGTATctgtaaaaatgctaaaaatttCACACCCTAAATTTGGCAAAAAACTGAAAAGTGGAGGCAAAGAACTAGAGAGTCCTATAGATTTGGACATGGAGAGAAGATCACCATCAATGGAAACTGATGGCAAAATTAAGAAGgccaaaataaaaattccatcCATTGGAATATCCAAAATGGATGTTGATGTGAGTGGCACAGAAGCTGAAATAAAGATTAAAACAGATTCTGGAGAAATTACAGAACCAGAAATCCGAGTGGAGAGTCTAGATGACAAAGTCAAATACAAGCTCAAATTCCCCAAATTCAAGACATCTAGTCCCAAAGCAAAGCTCAAAGATGCAGAAATGGATATGTCCTTGCACACAAATGCTAGGGAGAGAGGCAATTTCAAGACCTCCACACTGGATAACAAAGGAAAGGTAAAAATGCCAGCAGTGGAAATATCACTGCCAACAACAAATATTACAGAATGTGAGGTATTGCTTCCAAAATCTGAGGTTGATGTGTCTGAAGAAGATATCCGAGGTTATGAGGGCAACTTAAAAATTCCGAAGATGCCAACTTTTGATATATCATTTccaaaagttgatttggaactAAATGAATCAGCTGACTCAAACTCttctgacttaaatattgatagtAGTAGGGGTACAGTAAATTTTCCCCATATCAAAGTCCCTAAAGTAGACATTTCACTTCCGCATGGAAAAACAGGTGGCATGGATAACCTTGAGGTAGAGTTTAAAGGTGGCAAGTTCAAActaccaaaaattacaattcccACAGTGGACATATCTGTACCCAATGGGAAAACTCATGAAAATTGTCCTCCAGAACTGGAAATTAGAGGAGGAAGACACTTCAATATGTCAGAGGTTAAGATACCAAATGCTGACATATCACTTCCTCTGGGGACAACTGGAGGCATTGATGCCCCAAAACTAGAAGCCGGAGGAGATGGGAGTATATTCAAAAAGCTGGACATAAAAATGCCAGATGTTGATATATCTCTACCAAAAGGGAAAATAGGAGAAATCAATGTCCCAGAAAAAGAAATgaaaggaaaaagagaaaaattcCAGATGCCAAAAGTTGATATTGCGGTTCCAAGAATAAGATCTTCAGACTCTGATGTTCCAGAGCTGGAGTTAGGaagtaaattaaaaatgtcagcaGTGGAAATATCATTACTCCATGCAAAAATGGACACATCTAAACATGATGTCGAAACTAAAGGTGACAAACTGAAAATGTCCAACATTTCAAAGCCCATTGTGGACATATCATTACCACTCAGAAACACAGGAGCAAGTGATGATCTTGATTCAGAATTTAGAGTTAAAggggaaaatgttaaaatgccagACATCACAGTGCCTAAGGTAGATTTATCACTATCTCACGGATGGAAAAGAGAAACACATGCACCAGACTCAGAAGTAGATGGTGGAAAATTAAAGACGCCAATAGTTGATATATCACAtcctaaaataaaatcaaaagacacAGTTGCTCAAGAAATTCAGGCTGGTGAAGGAAAGGGTAAAGTCACAATACCTGGTATTAAACTACCAACAGTAGATATCTTATTACCCCATGGTAAAACAGGGGACACTAATATTAAAATGCCAAAAGTGGCATTATCACATGAAAAAACAGGAGACAATGAGACTCCTGAACTGGAACTTGAAGTCAAAGGAGGGAAATTCAAGGTGCCTGATATTAAAATGCCAAAAGTAGAGAAATCATTACTTCAAAGACAACAAGAGGATACAGAAGAAGCAGAGACCACAAAACTAGGTGACAACTTCCATCTGCCGAAAATAGCAATACCTACAGTGGATATATCATTACCGCATAGCAAAACAAGTGACCTTGGGGCTTTAGAATCTGTTGCAGTAAGAGGTGGACAGCATCAAATTAAGATACCAAAGGTAGACATAACATTATCACAAGATACAATTGGAGAGTCTGATACTAAAGAAGCAGAAATTGGAGAAGAAAGTGGAAAATTCATGATGCCAAATGTTAAATTTCTAAAATTGGACATATCCATACCTCAAGGAATATCTAAAGAAGCAAATATGTCAGTTCCTGCTACTGAGACTGGCCATCAGGTAACTGATTCACATAAAGTGGGTAAAAAGATTAGGATTTCAACTATAGATATAGAGGGTCCAAAAGGTGGTCTAGAGATGAATCTTGGCCTATCAAAAGAgggaaaaaagaataaaaagaagatTGAACTGCCAGATATTGATCTTAGCCCTGATGCATCAAAAGGAGGAATGAAAAGGCCAAAAGTTAAAGGTTCAAAATTTTATATCGGTATGCCAAAAGTAAAATCATCTGGActaaaaactgatttaaacaagtCTGGGAAAGAGGATGCTAGAGAAAGAACTGATGTAAATTTGACAGTTGATTTACAAG CACCAAAGTTTCCTGAACTTGACATTGACAATGGGACTGCCCAAGTTGACACTGACAATTCTGAAGAAGATAAAAAGCATGCTGGTAAAGCCAAAATTCCAAAGTTTGGGATACCTCTGCCTTCTTTATGTTCACCTGAAGCCAACATCAAATCATCTCAGGTAAAATGCCATTCTGTAACAGTAGACTCTGAGATAGAGTATGAGGGCCCACGTATGCCAAAAGTGCAAAAAGCAGTGTTTGTCATGGTGAATCCACAAATGGAGAGCTTGGCTAGTTTAGGTGGCCAAGCAAGTGCAGAAATTGGAGATGAGAAGCTGCCAAAGATCAAAATGAAGCCAAGTTTTGGCAAGTCTCGATCAAATGAAAAGGGGAAATCAATTAATGGTAAAGAGGATGTGGAAACTGAGGAAAAACCAAAGACTGGTAAGCTAAAGTTTCCCAAAGTCACTTTTTCATCTGGGAAGACAGGATCATTTGATGTAACACTAGGTGGGTCTGATGATGGAACAGGTCTTAACCTAAATGGGAACAAAGATGAAAAAGCAATGTTTGGAAAGCTTAAATTGCCCAAAGTCGAGTTTTTCTCACCATACTCAAAAGAAATAGATGAGGAAGAAGACATGGAAACAAGTATGAAACTTCTCAGGACAGAGACCTCAGGGAATGGCAAAGAGAGCAAGGAGGCAAAGACAAAATCAGGCAAAATGTCTTTTCCTGGTGTAAAAAAGAAAACAGGGATGGATGAGGAGATGGGAGAGATTGGTGCTTTAGTATTTTCAAAAGCAAGGACTGAAATGCTAGTAGAACGGGAAAGATCAGATTCCCCAATACCTACAGTTTCAGCTGGATTTATCTCAGGAAAGAAAATTGAATAAAGAGAGGAGACAACATGGTTAAAAGTACCCAAAGTCACCCTTAGCTCCCATTCTACTGGCATCCTTCAAATCACACCAGAAGGGTCTCCAAGGTGAAGTAAGTCATCTCTTCCATGCTCTAGTGTCGAAGCCTCTGGAGGTTTCTATGTGAAGATGCCAAGCATTGAATTTGCGACCCAGGAAATGTCCTCAGAGCATGTAGTTACCGAAACAAAAGAGGGAACTCTTACTGTGGTGAAGAAGGTGACGAAGTATACAGAGTCAAGAAGTAGCAGTTCAAAGCAGTAA